One genomic segment of Coregonus clupeaformis isolate EN_2021a unplaced genomic scaffold, ASM2061545v1 scaf0052, whole genome shotgun sequence includes these proteins:
- the LOC121567793 gene encoding olfactory receptor 1L4-like, whose product MGFSVLLDNGTESSDDGFYITAFHTLGNKNYLILALSIIYIITLMGNCVLLAVFIMNPSLQNPKYIAVCNLAVVDISLNSVIIPQMVPVFVFNLNYVSFGTCFSQMFFMHLFGDMESFSLALLAYDRVIAICFPLRYLTINTNLRMLLILLGIWTLAFLLEVYPVALASRLSYCASRVVRSCCCEHGPVYRLACSDISFNRKLATAKTLAVLLGPLFFIIFTYAVVVVAVMKIASTTQRGKAFHTCLTHLLLVLVYYLPVILAYVLGNLRLVQSSDLLTAILTVSVTLPPMLNPIIYSLKTEELREKIVKLFIKTKVTPHK is encoded by the exons ATGGGTTTTTCTGTGCTCCTTGACAACGGAACGGAATCATCAGATGATGGATTCTACATCACAGCTTTCCACACACTGGGCAATAAGAACTACCTCATCCTAGCTCTATCTATAATATACATCATCACTCTAATGGGTAACTGTGTTCTGTTAGCAGTCTTCATTATGAACCCAAGCCTTCAAAATCCAAAATATATTGCAGTGTGCAATTTAGCCGTGGTGGACATCTCTTTGAACAGTGTTATCATCCCCCAGATGGTACCGGTGTTTGTGTTCAATCTGAACTACGTCTCCTTTGGGACCTGTTTTTCTCAGATGTTCTTCATGCATTTATTTGGTGACATGGAGTCCTTCTCCCTGGCTCTCCTAGCGTACGACCGTGTGATAGCCATCTGTTTCCCTCTGCGTTACCTCACTATCAACACCAACCTGAGGATGCTGCTCATCCTGCTAGGGATCTGGACCTTGGCCTTCCTCCTGGAGGTCTACCCTGTCGCCCTGGCCTCTAGGCTGTCTTACTGTGCCTCCAGGGTGGTGCGGAGCTGCTGCTGTGAGCACGGCCCTGTATACAGACTGGCCTGCTCTGACATCTCTTTCAACAGGAAACTAGCGACAGCGAAAACTCTGGCTGTCCTGTTAGGCCCCCTGTTCTTCATCATCTTCACCTAtgctgtggtggtggtggcagtgaTGAAGATCGCCTCGACCACCCAGCGGGGCAAAGCCTTCCACACCTGTCTCACCCACCTGCTGCTGGTCCTGGTGTACTACCTCCCTGTCATCCTGGCCTACGTCCTAG GTAACCTGCGCTTGGTGCAGTCCTCAGACCTCCTGACTGCCATCCTCACTGTGTCTGTTACCCTGCCACCCATGCTCAACCCTATCATCTACAGCCTAAAGACAGAGGAACTGCGGGAGAAAATCGTCAAACTGTTCATAAAGACAAAAGTTACTCCTCACAAATGA